The Leptodactylus fuscus isolate aLepFus1 chromosome 3, aLepFus1.hap2, whole genome shotgun sequence genome has a segment encoding these proteins:
- the NRROS gene encoding transforming growth factor beta activator LRRC33 has translation MAIASFWCLLMYTYVLLPWMNISDGAKHFSPSGCQLVSKVAHCRYLHLTSIPKDLPSDIQELLLDHNHVKSLDEDTLQRYPHLNNLSLKSNNVARIDTNAFRVTSKLESLSLQDNTIYTKYILVSLSLKSALSLRWLDLSRNALNEDMITTLITNLTSLEYLNLDYNVIMRLDRSSFEGLRNLKELSLQWNYIYEIELGTFDSLVNLKTLNLAFNLLPCIVDFSLTQLQILNLSYNHIEWFFSREVNIEFQLQKLDISHNQLLFFPFLPKNHHLHTLLLSDNKMKFYSKHFDQNATFTDFLILKNNRSSITTVDLFPDSIPSNLSTLNVVDISRNQFDYLPDDFLPAMSSMSYLKLNWNCLSAFDLSKKHIISDLSFLDLSNNRLSELSWEDSSSSHHQLNYLNLSHNRLQELPRQIFSTMNSLRTLDLSHNMISLCSASTNNAGYQDCVDLRNIPSLQYLWLSGCGLTLDKQRIFHGTTLTHLDVSYNQLKNLNFLQDIAKMLKSLSLRNSLHLVDNSDFSEFQSLTSLDISENNLTTFPMSLMDLTLQCLDVHENKLTSVPVSSSYKPLIRSLNTIYLSRNSFDCCKLDWYGVLTGSNGIKIPDVKQVTCNFSNNYMLVQELPDSVIHGCHWRNGGTLLSLVLSLPTCLTLLAAFIFLYLMFRQPLLKKFKKHFRISSSY, from the exons ATGGCCATTGCGTCCTTTTGGTGTTTATTGATGTACACATACGTTTTATTACCCTGGATGAATATTTCTGATGGAGCAAAACATTTCTCGCCCAGTGGCTGCCAACTG GTTTCCAAAGTGGCACACTGTAGATATTTACATCTTACATCAATTCCTAAAGACCTCCCGTCTGATATACAAGAGCTGCTTCTCGATCACAACCATGTGAAAAGTCTCGATGAAGATACATTGCAGCGGTATCCTCATCTTAACAACTTGAGTTTAAAATCCAACAATGTGGCTCGAATAGACACGAATGCCTTTAGGGTCACTTCAAAGCTGGAGTCACTATCACTACAGGACAACActatatacacaaaatatatttTGGTATCATTGAGCTTGAAATCTGCCTTGTCCCTGAGGTGGCTGGATCTTTCTAGAAATGCTCTTAATGAGGACATGATAACTACACTTATTACAAACTTGACTTCCTTGGAGTACCTTAATCTGGACTATAATGTTATCATGCGTTTGGACAGATCCTCCTTTGAAGGTCTGAGGAACTTGAAAGAGCTGAGCCTTCAGTGGAATTACATTTATGAGATTGAACTAGGAACATTTGATAGCCTTGTGAACCTGAAGACTCTGAATCTTGCATTCAACCTACTACCATGTATTGTTGACTTTAGTCTGACGCAGCTTCAAATCCTTAATCTTAGCTACAACCATATTGAATGGTTCTTTTCACGGGAAGTCAACATTGAGTTTCAGCTGCAGAAATTGGACATTTCTCACAACCAAttgttattttttccatttttgccaAAGAACCATCACTTGCACACGTTGCTGCTGTCTGACAACAAAATGAAATTTTATAGCAAACACTTTGATCAAAATGCTACCTTTACAGATTTCCTCATTCTCAAAAACAATAGGTCCAGCATCACCACTGTTGACCTGTTTCCAGATTCCATCCCAAGTAATCTCTCCACCTTAAATGTTGTAGATATTAGCAGAAACCAATTTGATTATTTGCCAGATGACTTTCTCCCTGCAATGTCATCTATGTCCTATCTGAAACTCAATTGGAACTGCTTAAGCGCATTTGACTTATCAAAGAAACATATTATAAGTGATCTAAGTTTTCTGGATCTCAGTAATAATAGACTGTCAGAGCTAAGCTGGGAAGATAGCAGCTCCAGCCATCACCAGCTAAATTACCTTAACCTGAGCCATAATAGACTGCAGGAGCTGCCCAGGCAAATTTTTAGCACCATGAACAGTCTACGCACCCTGGATTTGAGCCATAACATGATCTCCCTATGTTCTGCTTCCACCAATAATGCTGGTTACCAGGACTGTGTGGACCTTAGGAACATACCATCTCTTCAATACCTTTGGTTATCAGGTTGTGGTTTAACATTGGACAAGCAACGTATTTTCCATGGAACTACATTAACACATCTGGATGTTTCTTACAACCAACTTAAAAATCTTAACTTTTTGCAAGATATTGCTAAGATGCTAAAATCTCTTTCTCTCCGAAACAGCTTACACTTGGTGGACAACAGTGATTTCTCTGAATTCCAAAGCTTGACTTCCCTCGATATATCAGAAAATAACCTCACTACATTCCCAATGTCATTAATGGATCTTACTCTTCAGTGTTTGGATGTCCATGAAAACAAACTAACTTCAGTTCCAGTATCCAGTTCCTACAAACCTCTCATAAGAAGCCTCAATACCATTTACCTTAGTAGAAACTCTTTTGACTGCTGTAAATTGGACTGGTATGGCGTACTGACCGGGTCCAATGGCATCAAGATCCCCGATGTCAAGCAGGTCACTTGTAATTTCTCCAATAACTATATGCTTGTACAGGAGCTTCCTGACTCTGTCATTCATGGTTGCCATTGGAGAAATGGAGGCACTTTGTTGTCGCTGGTCCTTTCTCTTCCCACTTGTCTGACTTTGTTGGCGGCTTTTATATTCTTATACCTTATGTTTAGGCAACCACTGCTTAAAAAGTTCAAAAAACATTTTCGGATTTCCTCAAGTTACTAA